The sequence CGTGGCGGCCCGAGAACCCTGAAGGCACAGCATTCCACGGGTCAAGAGCATCACGTGCTGCGCCCACGGCTCTCAGACAAGCTTACTTCTCCCAGCTCTCCCTGAGATGCTGCCAGCAATACCGGTGCTTCCATGGCCCAGCCTGGGGCTGTCAGAGATCACCACCTCCTGGTCTGGCTTTAAAATATCACGTAAGAATGCCAAACCGCTGTCTTTAGTTTGCACAGCACTGCACCTTTTACCAAGCACCTGCACACACCTTCACCGGACCCTCACGACCGCCCCGTGAGGCCCAAGGGAGGGCGCCCAGCGGAGCCCGCGCCAGAACCTAGGTTGGGTCTCACCACCACGGTGCGCCGCCTGTCAGAGGAGGGCTCCTGACTGTACTGGCTTGGCACTACCTGGGCCAGAAACTGCTGCCAGAGGGAGGCAGGCCCCAGGACCTGAGGAAGGAGCATCACAACCACGAGGTGGCACGTACCTGATGCTGATTCCACGTGGGCCCCGTTTACCTTCAGAGGAGTCAGGACAACTCGAGGCAGCATCACCcctgtctttttcttctgcttgtttGCCTGTTTCCCCAGAGAGAATACAAAAGGAGACTGTGTCACCTGCAGGTCACACCAGCTGTCCCTCTCGGACCATTGTCTCCCCTGCTGTCTTGTAAAAGAGAATTAGTGTCAACCAGTAGAGGCAGATAATGCGGACAGCAGCAATGACTCAGGCTATGGAGCCACCGTGCCAAGCATCATCCCATTCTGAAAAGAATGCACTGTTTTCCCCAATTTCCAGATGAAGAATCTACCCAAAGCTAGTGAGTGGTGGGCCACAATTCAAACTACTGACTCCCAAGCTCATGTTCTTTCTCCCCACTGTTCTACTTCTCCCTGCATGTTCCTAGGTTTTTCATAAATACAAACGAAATCATCCAtccacagtaaaaagaaaaaacaaaccactcTGTTCTCAGATCTACTGCCCACtttccctaaggcccactttcaAATGATACTAACAGGTGGAGACCAAAGTGATTTTCTGCACACTTTCACATGCTCACTGAACACAGCAGGAGGAGTTCTGTCTTGTGCCTGCCTCTTTATCTACCCAGCCCAGTCATGAAGCACCCCCACCTGTGAGGAAGCTCTGCAGCTGTCCCTGGGGTTGGAAAGAGGCCGACTCTGAGATTCCGTAGAACAGGAAGCATTAGAAGATGTTTCATCGAGAGAAACTGGAAGAGAGGGAAGTAAAGGCTAGTCCCCAGTTCAACTGTTTGTGGCTCTTCACCCATCTTGTCAAAGGCACTTACCATCGTTTTCACCACTCACAGTGCTGGCTTCATTAGACCCACAGCTCTCCACATCAGCTGTGTCCTCTGGCTCCTCTCCCTCCACCACAGCTGGACTGCGAGACCACTGCAGGGCATCCTTCTGTGACAACAAGGCATGACTCAGGTGAGCAAAACCCTACAAATCCTACAAGCGCAGCCGTCATTCCTAAATGCATACTGCTTGCGGAGATGCGGGATTTAAATACCGATTAAATTCCCATCCCTTTCTAACTGACCGCATTCTTCGaaaattcttttcatatataCATCAAGAAATTTAGATATAACTTTGTATCTAatcattcattaaacatttatgaGGTGTCTCCTATAAGCTACACCATGCTagttttggggtggggggtgaggtgggACTAAGGAGAGGAATCAGAGCCTCGCCCCCAAATGAGTAGAGGAGAAAGTCCAAACTGTAACAATACAAAGCATGGGGATAGAAGAGAGCAGGGGCAGCCCAGAGAGGGGAGCATCTACTCACTAAGCTGGAGCAGAGACAGCTTGGAGGTACAGAAAGGGGATTAGGACCAGGGAGGTAAGTTTTCCAGGAGATGGGTTGCTTGAGCTGAGTTTTAAACAGCAGACACGTGAGAAACTGGATGTGTGCGCAGGACAGAGACAGCAAGAGGGCGATGACTGTCGTGACACCGTGCTGAGGGATTAAGACTGATCTATTTTACAGTCTCTAAAGGATAGTAATCAGGAGAATGATCTGAGTTTTAGAAATTTCATTCCATTAACCATGGGAAGcctggaggcaggaagaagagTTAAGACTATGACAGAAAGCCCTTGAAAAGGATAAAGATCTAAAGTAAGACAGCAGGAGAAAGGTTAGAGTGTAGAGGACAGCGCCACTCCAAATTTCATCTCCTAACAAACATTTCTTCCAACAGTGTCTGTTGAAGAGTCTCAAATCAATAtccatttccaaggaaaacttaGGAGCTATCTTGAAACCAGGAAGGAGTATGAATGAATACTGGCGGATGGTGAGGAGGGGGAGCAGAGACAGACTGGGGTGGGGATGCCTTCTTTGAATAAAAGTATGTGAAAAAGAATAGGCAAGGCTTCTTGGGGGGCCCAGGCGGTGTTGTTCAACACGTGACTGTCGACAGCCATGGCCGGTCCCGGGGCTGCTTTCTGCCGCCTGGGTGCCTTGTCTGGAGCTGGGGCCTTAGGCTTGGCCTCCTACGGGGCGCACGGAGCCCAGTTTCCAAATGCCTATGGGAAGGAGCCCTTAGACAAGTCCAACAAACACCACTTCTTACACAGCCTGGCCTTGTAGTGGTATCCCTGTGCAGAAAGCCCCTCTGGGCTGGATTACCGCTAGCTTCTGGAACTACCTTATTCTGCACCACCTTTTACTACCAGGCTCTGAGTAGAGACCCCAGCTTCCAGAATTTGGCTCCTGTGGGAGGGAGCCTGCTACTCTTGGGCTGGCTTGCCTTGGTTGGCTCTTTGAGCTttcttgtgtttaatttctggataccattttttttaagaattggagCAGGGAAGGAattaaaagagaaaggcaaaaaaaaaaaaaaaaaagaataagcaaaatcATGATTATATcacttaaaaatatgttataaattTACAAAGGAAACCCACAAAATTCTAACTCATTAATTCCATGGGTCCCTTGTTCTACTATATAGTAGCCCTTACTTATCTTCAGGTTTCTTTAACCGTCCATGATCAACCGTGGTTGAGAAACATTAAATggaaagtaacagaaataaaacaatccATCAGTTTCAAAACTGCTTGCTGTTCTGAGTAGTGGGGTGCAGTCTCATGCTGTCCAGGTCTGACCCCCACCTGGAAAGTGGACTGTCTCTTTGTCTAGCATATCCCGCCTGTCAGCTGAGTGGCCACTGCGGTTATCAGGTCAACGGTCATGGTTATTGCAGCACTTGTGTTCAAGTAACTCTTATTTTACTTAGTCGTGGCCCGAAAGGCAAACACGGCGGTGCTGGCACTCCTTACTCTGTCTGATTTATACTTTTTACTGTACCTAATATAAAAATTGAACTTTCTCATAGGCAAGTATGTATAGGTATACACAGAGCTAGGTACTATCCACAGTTTGAGGCATTCACATGGGGGGGTCTTGGAACGTACTCCCCACCAGACAATGGGGGACTACTGTGGTAAGTCTTCATCaatttattttcatgaatttaaGCCAGTATCATTCTGACcgaaattaataaaaacaaaatggctttttatatctttatctcTTTCCCCTACCAACCATAAATGTGCCTCAAGGATCAAAAGCTAAAGAGTACTTTTAGTATTAATCTTGCAATTATGCTTATTGGCTGCCATGTTCTTAGAATGATGCAATAAATTTATTCCATCAATCATACAGGCAAACTAACATAAAATACTCAATTTAATGAAGAAAAGAGGTTTATTAATCGTCAAAAAGGACCCCAAAACTCCAGTTCTGGCAAAAGTGTGGGGAAATCACAAATACTGTTGGTGAGAGTGAAAACGGTATACAAAAGTTTATATACAGCCAGTGAGTTAAGAAATCTACGagcaaaaatctaaaaatgatatACTTTTTAACCCAACATCTCTAAGATTCATACaggacattattttaaaaaggaaaaaaaaaatcaatcaactgaacattaaaattaatattctgtGTTCAGCAAATAATTCCACTAATAGAGTAAAAAGGGCAGGCTACTCTACAGAGTTGAGGAAGAGAGCTTCAACTCATATAACCAATGAAGAACTTGTATCTAAACTGcctaagtcaaaaaaaaaaaaaaaaaagcaacccagagaattccctggcagtctggtggttagcactctgcacttccactaagGGGGCTCAGGCttgttccctggttggggaactaagatcccacatgccatgaggtgcagtcaaaaagaaagagaaagaaagaaggaaacgaaaaaaagaaaaagacaatcaggaagaaaaacaggCAGACATGAATTAGGCACTATA comes from Bubalus bubalis isolate 160015118507 breed Murrah chromosome 14, NDDB_SH_1, whole genome shotgun sequence and encodes:
- the LOC112578927 gene encoding LOW QUALITY PROTEIN: transmembrane protein 256-like (The sequence of the model RefSeq protein was modified relative to this genomic sequence to represent the inferred CDS: inserted 1 base in 1 codon; substituted 1 base at 1 genomic stop codon), with the protein product MAGPGAAFCRLGALSGAGALGLASYGAHGAQFPNAYGKEPLDKSNKHHFLHSLALXWYPXCRKPLWAGLPLASGTTLFCTTFYYQALSRDPSFQNLAPVGGSLLLLGWLALWQPYNSNPSLLSATWQTVTS
- the ASXL1 gene encoding polycomb group protein ASXL1 isoform X4, which produces MKDKQKRKKERTWAEAARLVLENYSDAPMTPKQILQVIEAEGLKEMRSGTSPLACLNAMLHSNSRGGEGLFYKLPGRISLFTLKKDALQWSRSPAVVEGEEPEDTADVESCGSNEASTVSGENDVSLDETSSNASCSTESQSRPLSNPRDSCRASSQANKQKKKTGVMLPRVVLTPLKVNGAHVESASARPGGGDL